In one Erinaceus europaeus chromosome 3, mEriEur2.1, whole genome shotgun sequence genomic region, the following are encoded:
- the LOC132537638 gene encoding phospholipase B1, membrane-associated-like → MGASPTSISNDITSWRGVSWSIGGDKNLQNQTTLPNILRKFNTQIHGSSTGTWKETAGLNVATEQARSRDLMNQVKDLVQQMKSMPEINLAEDWKLITIFIGINDLCDYCDTGDENAATAYFEDVKKALDVLSSKLSRAFVNVVQLMEVTDLYQNQGKHCAQPITSLFTCPCFRNPPNSSKLEALIKMNKNFQTTIYKLSTLEEFQNREDFTVVVQPFLQKISIPRDKDGTMDSTFFSEDCFHLSARSHDQMAMALWNNMLQPVGEKSSSIDFSSTGDKLICPTAANPYLFTIMNSEATGKLRLMWLFWTIFALVVFFIFTFTVLLTLVLLEREKAKVAVEETSSES, encoded by the exons ATGGGAGCCAGTCCAACCAGCATCTCTAACGACATCACATCCTGGAGGGGGGTCTCCTGGAG CATCGGAGGGGATAAAAACTTGCAGAATCAGACCACGCTGCCCA ACATTCTGAGGAAGTTCAACACTCAAATCCACGGCTCGTCCACCGGCACCTGGAAGGAGACAGCAGGGCTGAACGTCGCCACGGAGCAGGCCAGGTCTCG GGACCTGATGAACCAAGTCAAGGATCTGGTACAGCAAATGAAAAGCATGCCT GAAATCAACCTTGCTGAGGACTGGAAGCTGATCACCATCTTCATCGGGATCAATGACTTGTGTGATTACTGTGACACTGGG GATGAAAATGCAGCCACTGCATACTTTGAGGATGTCAAGAAAGCCCTGGATGTGCTCTCCTCAAAG CTTTCCAGGGCTTTTGTAAATGTGGTTCAACTTATGGAAGTGACTGACCTGTATCAGAACCAAGGCAAACATTGTGCACAACCCATCACGTCTCT GTTCACCTGTCCTTGCTTCAGGAACCCCCCAAACTCCTCCAAATTAGAAGCATTGATAAAAATGAACAAGAACTTCCAG accacCATCTATAAATTGTCTACCTTGGAAGAGTTCCAAAATCGAGAGGACTTCACTGTTGTTGTGCAGCCGTTCTTACAAAAAATCTCTATTCCACGAGACAAG GATGGCACAATGGACAGTACCTTCTTCTCCGAAGACTGCTTCCACTTATCAGCACGCAGTCATGATCAGATGGCCATGGCGCTCTGGAACAACATG TTGCAGCCAGTGGGCGAGAAGTCATCCTCCATTGACTTCAGCAGCACTGGAGACAAGCTCATCTGCCCCACTGCT GCAAATCCCTACCTCTTCACCATAATGAACAGTGAGGCAACAGGAAAACTTCGGCTCATGTGGCTTTTCTGGACCATATTTGCATTAGTagtattttttatctttacattTACTGTCTTACTGACACTGGTACTTCTAGAGAGGGAAAAAGCCAAGGTGGCGGTGGAGGAGACTTCTAGTGAAAGCTAG